The following are encoded in a window of Castanea sativa cultivar Marrone di Chiusa Pesio chromosome 9, ASM4071231v1 genomic DNA:
- the LOC142609895 gene encoding cation/calcium exchanger 1 has protein sequence MATSSSLFRSKKLSLFLNLSFLLLLTLYLKTNLFPSNLNSTLFHLSYNIRPPTTTISHLRRLSDITTNGCTGLQKYTDNKYKCFYIKTHIGCRPKGYIDYLQIFYCNFGQFPILGHFVLLLWLLVLFYLLGNTAANYFCSSLESLSKILKLSPTIAGVTLLSLGNGAPDVFASIVSFTKSGNGDLGLNSVLGGAFFVSSIVVGIISIVISSHRISVDKCSFIRDALFFLFSLFSLLLIVAIGKINLWGAICFTSIYFVYVCVVSAMHFFCGDKDNGAGHVGETGIPLLGYIGEEKPVLKSALEEQEQIANFLNLNPEICYYVAKIVHVLELPLYLPRRLTIPVVSEENWSKPYAVLSVTLAPVLLAALANTQRENVSLRSGLVTYFTAGLIGMVFGNLACVTTKKSSPPKRCLFPWLAGGFLMSVTWTYIIAEELVSLLVSLGHIIGINPSVLGLTVLAWGNSLGDLIANVAMAINGGADGAQIAISGCYAGPMFNVLMGLGLSLGFSSFSEYPSSFEIPGDPSLYETLGFLMAGLLWALVILPKKNMRLDKSLGYGLLTIYFCFLFLRLARAFGLLNLHGSPFKV, from the coding sequence ATGGCAACTTCATCTTCCTTATTTCGATCCaaaaaactctctcttttcctcaACCTATCCTTCCTCTTACTCCTCACTCTCTATCTCAAAACCAATCTCTTTCCCTCCAACCTTAACTCAACTTTGTTTCACCTATCCTACAATATTAGACCCCCAACAACCACCATCTCCCATCTTCGCCGCCTCAGTGATATCACCACAAATGGTTGCACCGGCCTTCAAAAGTACACTGATAATAAGTACAAGTGCTTCTATATCAAAACACATATTGGCTGCAGGCCTAAAGGGTACATAGATTATCTCCAAATCTTTTACTGCAATTTTGGCCAATTTCCTATTCTGGGTCATTTTGTACTTCTGTTATGGCTTCTTGTTTTGTTCTATCTATTGGGAAATACAGCTGCAAATTATTTCTGTTCTTCTTTAGAAAGCTTGTCTAAGATCTTGAAGCTCTCACCAACCATAGCTGGAGTCACCCTCCTTTCACTAGGAAATGGTGCTCCTGACGTCTTTGCCTCTATTGTCTCTTTCACAAAATCAGGCAATGGTGATCTTGGGCTTAATAGTGTCTTGGGGGGTGCCTTCTTTGTGTCTAGTATTGTTGTTGGAATTATAAGTATTGTAATTTCCTCTCATCGGATTTCGGTTGATAAGTGTAGCTTTATTAGAGATgccctcttcttcctcttctctcttttttccctaCTCTTGATTGTAGCTATTGGGAAAATCAACTTGTGGGGTGCCATTTGTTTTACTTCTATTTACTTTGTTTATGTCTGTGTTGTCTCGGCAATGCATTTCTTCTGTGGAGATAAAGACAATGGGGCTGGGCATGTGGGGGAGACTGGTATACCATTACTCGGTTATATTGGTGAAGAAAAACCAGTCTTGAAATCCGCTCttgaagaacaagaacaaattGCGAACTTTTTGAATCTTAATCCAGAAATTTGTTACTATGTTGCCAAAATTGTACACGTTTTAGAGTTGCCACTTTACTTGCCAAGAAGACTGACTATACCTGTTGTTAGCGAGGAGAATTGGTCTAAGCCTTATGCAGTTTTATCAGTAACTTTGGCGCCAGTTTTGTTAGCAGCCCTTGCTAACACCCAGAGAGAAAATGTGAGCTTAAGGAGCGGCCTGGTGACTTACTTTACAGCGGGGTTAATTGGGATGGTTTTTGGGAATCTTGCATGTGTGACCACAAAAAAGTCTAGCCCACCAAAGAGGTGTTTGTTTCCTTGGCTAGCTGGAGGATTTTTAATGAGTGTCACTTGGACTTATATTATTGCTGAGGAATTAGTATCTTTGTTGGTTTCTCTTGGTCATATAATTGGGATTAACCCTTCTGTTCTGGGGCTGACTGTTCTTGCCTGGGGAAACTCACTAGGAGATTTGATAGCCAATGTTGCTATGGCAATCAATGGTGGGGCAGATGGGGCCCAAATTGCTATATCAGGATGCTATGCTGGACCCATGTTCAATGTGttgatgggtttgggtttgtcacttggtttttcatcattttctgaATATCCATCTTCATTTGAAATTCCTGGAGATCCTTCTCTCTATGAGACTCTGGGGTTTCTTATGGCGGGCTTGCTTTGGGCTCTTGTGATATTGCCCAAAAAGAATATGAGGTTGGATAAGTCTCTTGGATATGGGCTTTTGACCATTTACTTTTGCTTTCTGTTCCTGAGGCTAGCAAGGGCTTTTGGTCTTTTGAATCTTCATGGGAGCCCCTTCAAAGTCTAA